GCGCCCGCCAGCCGGCTGACCGGAACGAAGGGCGCGTCCATCGACGTTCACGCGGACAGCGCCCCGGCCACGCCGCTGCTGTGTGCGGCCGTGCGCAAGCCGGCCACCACGCCACCCGCCGCTGCGGCCGTGGTGCGCCTGAGCGCCAACCGTTTCGAGCCGGCCACGCTGCGCGTCAAGGTAGGCACCACCGTCGTCTGGCAGCAGGAGGACACGGCCCTGCACAACGTGATCTCGGCCGAGCTGCCCACGCTGCGCTCCAGCGATCTGCGCCGCGGGGACACCTACCGCCACACCTTCACGCAGGCCGGGACCTTCACGTACTACTGCTCGTACCACGCGGGCATGACCGGCACCGTCATCGTCACCGATTGAAAGGAGATGTCATGAAAACCCCCCTGCTGCTCAGCCTGCCCCTGGCCGCCGCCCTCAGCGCCTGCACCATGATGGGTCCGCCCACCACCCTCACCTTCAAGCACAACCCGGTCACGGCCGACCCGCAGGCCATGGGCATGGCCGTGGTCACCACCGGCATGGACGGCATGCTGACCACCACCCTGAACCTCACGGGCCTCACACCGGGCAAGACGTATGCCGCGCACTACCACGCGTTCGGGCCGGACTCGGCCACCGATCCCTGCGCCTCGAACGGCCCCGTGTCGGTGGGCTTCCCGTCCTTCACGGCCGACGCCGCGGGCCGCGCGACCGTGTCCGTGACCAGCGACCCGGCCAAGACCGCCGGGAACCTGGGCGCGTACATCAACGTGCATTACGGTGACGATCTCCAGGTGATTCCGCTGTGCGCACCCATCCGCACCAGCCGGACCTGACCGGCCGCCGCAACCCGAGACAGGGGCAGCCCATGGACGCCGAACCCCGGCAACGCCTGATCGAGCACCTCAAACGGCACGGCCCGACCAGCATCCGGGACCTGATGCGCACGCTCAGCCTCAGTGAGAACGCCGTGCGGCATCACCTGCAGGCCCTGGAACGTGAAGGGTACGCCTGCCGGGATTCACTGGTGCCGCCAGAAAGCGCTGGCCGG
This is a stretch of genomic DNA from Deinococcus ficus. It encodes these proteins:
- a CDS encoding cupredoxin domain-containing protein, yielding MHRRWTWGPAALLAGVLTAAAAPTPAILLPFRAITPGTHASGQAQVHTTPAGLTVTVLALDGLTPGQAYTAHYHAQGADPAADPCQARGEVTLTFPRGRAGAAGRLTLQVTAPASRLTGTKGASIDVHADSAPATPLLCAAVRKPATTPPAAAAVVRLSANRFEPATLRVKVGTTVVWQQEDTALHNVISAELPTLRSSDLRRGDTYRHTFTQAGTFTYYCSYHAGMTGTVIVTD
- a CDS encoding CHRD domain-containing protein; its protein translation is MKTPLLLSLPLAAALSACTMMGPPTTLTFKHNPVTADPQAMGMAVVTTGMDGMLTTTLNLTGLTPGKTYAAHYHAFGPDSATDPCASNGPVSVGFPSFTADAAGRATVSVTSDPAKTAGNLGAYINVHYGDDLQVIPLCAPIRTSRT